The following proteins are encoded in a genomic region of Primulina huaijiensis isolate GDHJ02 chromosome 3, ASM1229523v2, whole genome shotgun sequence:
- the LOC140972606 gene encoding uncharacterized protein, translating into MRLISDNGRQFQGKEIKAWCQEMKITQSFTSVVYPQANGQTEAYRTTPRAPTQETPFNLVYGSEAVLPVEIEQSSAWVESYLEDNDQSRAMELDLVEEKREHALIQMEAYRCRVIKSYNKQVRIRDFQTGDLVMTKSIQPEMLENWKLGGNDLLK; encoded by the exons ATGAGACTAATCTCAGACAATGGGAGGCAGTTTCAGGGAAAAGAGATCAAGGCTTGGTGCCAAGAAATGAAGATCACTCAATCTTTCACTTCTGTTGTTTATCCTCAAGCCAATGGTCAAACAGAG GCATACAGAACTACTCCACGAGCACCTACTCAAGAGACTCCTTTTAATCTGGtatatggttctgaagcagtTCTTCCGGTTGAAATCGAACAATCTTCTGCATGGGTAGAATCTTACCTGGAGGATAATGATCAAAGCCGGGCAATGGAGTTGGATTTAGTGGAAGAGAAGAGAGAGCATGCTCTGATTCAAATGGAAGCTTACCGATGTCGAgttataaaatcatataacaaGCAAGTCCGAATCCGAGACTTTCAGACAGGAGATTTGGTGATGACAAAGTCAATCCAGCCGGAGATGTTGGAAAATTGGAAGCTCGGTGGGAATGACCTTTTAAAATAA